The genome window CTTTGTACCAATGCTGCAACAACAAATAAATGAATGTtaggcctatatatatatatactagcaaGTACTCCTTGTAAGTTATATGTAtgcatacataaaaaaaaacgaTTGAAGATCATGAAAACATgcattttaacaaaaatgaaaagattaaaaacaataaaaatttaatggatCGTCCTTTCACGAATATACCTGGCGCTCATCATTTTTATCAATAGGTGCAAGAATAGCCACACCATCACCGACGGCCAGATTATAGTTGGGAGAAGCCCTGCAATACACTCTATAAGTAGGTTGGTTTGTTGCAGCCATGTTTGCAGCCATTGTTAACTGTACGTATAAGCTTGGGATGAGATAAGAATGGGATGGGTTTCTAGGGAGGCCTGCATGCCTTCTTATATAGGCTAAACGAAACAGCAATTAATTTACTACCGACATGAAATTTAGTTAATTAATGACTCTACCTATAATGAGTCTTATTATAATATAATGACCAATTTGGACTCGGATCCCCTCAAATAGCTTCCCTCAAGGGTCTCAAATACTCCCGGAAAATGATATCTGTACATAggttttttgtacataattgtacaTAGCCTATGTGGCATGACAAATCATTATGCCACATAGGagcattttaaataaaatatatatttctctttcctggttcttttgtaatttctttctctctcttatatgcattcactttcttgtttccttttgttatttcttttcttctttctctctccaccattttctctcttattttgCAGCTCCAAGCCGCAGGTTTCCATGGCCAATGGCCAAACTCCTCCATCCGACCACCATACCAACTGCCGCCACTCCCAAAAGAAGCATCATGTCCCCAGTAACAAAGCCCATCCATCATTAGCAATGGACAACTGTGGGAATCGCTCGATAATCCCCCACAATGTCATGACCACCGCCGCCTAAATGAGCTAGATCCGGCCAACTCCAATGACTTTTTGGCCAACCGTTGGTGCCTTTTGATTGACTGAACCAAGGGCAACATTTTGCAACCATTTTCGACCATAACAACCGCTGAAAGTGCCCGAGCCAGTTCTAGACCCAAACGGGTATTTTTGACTCAGCTTGGTTCTcgctaaatttttatttttcgacAATCATGAGAGTAGATTCTAAGAGAAAGAGACCAACTACTCTCATCTTTGTGTTTCTACAACCTTAGAGGATACGAGATTGGAATGTATTGTTTGAGCTCGACTTTGTAAAGCTCATATTTTTGGGTCCTTGGTTCCTGCAACAACAATAGCCAAATttattaaacaatgtaataagatactcgaacaatataataagaggTTGAAACAACGTAATAAGATGTtcgaacaatgtaataacattttaaacaacgtaCTGTTTGAGCTCTGCTTTGTAAAGTTCATACTTCAGCGTATTTGGTTCTTGCGAAAACAACGGCCGAATttattaaacaatgtaataagaggttgaaataatgtaataagaggttgaaacaatgtaattaaaggatagaacaatgtaataaattttaaacaacGTACTGTTTGAGCTCGGTTTTGTAAAACTCATACTTTTGGCCTTGGTTCATGCAAAAACAATGGTCGAATTTAATAAACAACTTAATAAGAAGCTGaaaaaatgtaataagaggCTGAAACCATGcgataaattttaaacaatgtaataagaagctgaaataatgtaataaaagcGATAAAACAATGTGACTAGAGACAGACGCAATGTAGTAAAATGTTTAAACAATGCAATAAGagttttaaacaatgtaatagtgTGTTATGGGTGAAATGAGGaagttttattaattttaattttgtttaaagaGGGAGAGCGGATTCCGACTTGTCTCACTAACATGAGCTCGATTCCGATGAGTTAAGCTTCCCACGGACAATTTGGACGTTCCTATAAAAACAATGTGATATAAGTATGGTTCAAtgagaaaataatgtaataaaaaaatcaaacaatgtaataaaatgtTTGAAAAATGTAGTAAGAaactgaaataatgtaataaatgttCGTGATTTAATTGTTCCagatcttattacattgttcacGAGAAAAGTGTAATTAAGAACGATCAAGCGAAACATATCGACAATAGATCTTGTTGAAAAGAGTTTTACATGCtgattatgaatatgtaatttttatggaaatcgaacatgtattttgagagatacaACGTTTTGAAATTCggttaaataaagaaaaagtaaagCAAGTGAGAGAAAAATACATATccatttttagttttaattttttttgaaatttgaatttgctTTGTCATCAacacatgtggcatgccacatgtgcTAGGTACCATTATGTACATAGATTCTATGTACAGCTAGCGGGACCGAATACTCCCATATGCAATATTTAGTAGAGAATGACTATTTATTTTCAACAATACTAGGGATCACAGTAATAATCATTCCAACAGTGTGTGTCATGCATTCATTGGGTGTGATGACATCATAAGAAGGGCCTTATTGAAAACCACATCCAATGAATGCATGTCACACACTGATGTGATGTTTCTGGGATGATTATCACTaggatctttattatttttaactTATTTTTGTATGTGCATCCCCATATATGCCTTTATCTCTAATGAAATCAACAACttgatatttaaaaattaaagaaaataatcaaCCATGGGAACATATATTTTATGACCACTTAACCAGTacctgctcttttttttttttactcccaTATGAAGTCAAGTCATACACACTTGAATTAGCATTAGTCATTAGATCTAGCAATATTAGAAATGAGGAATTTTATGGTTCATTTTATATAGACACAATTATGCATATAGTTCGGATTGTAATAAATTGCATGTGTTGACTGACAATATAACGTGCTGCATTAACTCCATGCACTCTTGAGTCTTAATTGGGGAAAACAAAATGTGCATGTCAACGTATTTTATTGTACGTATTAATTGATACTACGTACGAGCATTAACTAtccataaatacatatatatatatatatataatatttgttggaCACTTATTATATGGGTAAATGTTACTTTTTACCACTGAAAGATAGTTAATGTTACAATGCACTCCCTCATGTTACAAATTAATCACtcattttacaactttgttcacGGTTAAATTTGATGATGGGGAGCATGGGGAAGAGGGAAATAATGTTACTAATAACGGTGGGGAGGATGAAGATGACAATTTTAGTATAGTTACAAATTATGATGATCCATAATTTAGGATGGTCTATGAATCTAATGAATTAGACAATTTAACCTCTTTTAATAATGAAAATGGAGGTAGGACGCATAAGAAagtcaattcaaaatttaatccCAACTATGACATAAAAATTTCCAATTGTGAATTAGTTATGGAGTTAACTTGTATGAAATAGTTTAAGAAGAGGGGTGAATTGTATTTTTCACAAACATTAACTACTCAATAAAATCCTAATTGTGAAACGACTCAGTAAAATGAGTGACTTTATTTATTACGTTTGGAATGTAAGATACTGAGTTGTAACAAGACCTATCTATTACTaaccaaaattaaaatttactcTTTATTGTAGTGACCATACATCATTGCATGCTCATGGCGTAGGGTGCAAATTGTGTAAGGTTTTAAATGCTCTCCTGGTCCTATTGTTAAACATTACTAGAGAGGTAAAGTGGGCCGCTGCGTCGAGAATTCTGGCCTGGCCCGCAAAAGACAGCGAGTCATGCCAGGCCCAGGTAGTCGCAGGCCGGTCCACCAAAGGATAAAACAGCTAGTGTTTGCTTTTTCACCAACTTTGTCAACGAAATGACCAAAATGGCCCCTTAATATCTATAAAATGACTACGTTGGTCTTTGAAGGCTATTTTTATACTTTTGGCAAAAAAAATAAGACATCACTAAAAAACCAGAATACCATTCCCAATGGCGAAGACGCTAGTTTAAGGATATATCAGTCAACAGAAAATGAccaaaataccctaccaacaaGGTTGGGCTAAATCGGCTGAAGTATTTTAAACATAGGTGAAAGCTGTATTGCTTATTTGTCATGCAAAGAACCATAGTCGCTCGAAAGTAACGACACTAGTAAACTCCATTAACAATGGAGTACTCCCATAAACGTAACAAGCACAGTGGGTGATGATGCAACATTATCAAAGCAAATAATACCCTCTTCATTAGCTAACCCTACAAAATATGATGCCTGACACAACCATAACAAGACTATCTTTCCCGTAAAATCTAGAAAATCAACCATACAACAAAATTCAAAAGAGCAGTTATCAGACGCCCCTTCTTCATGCCGATTTTGTTTTGCCCGGCTTCTTCTTGAGTTGTCTCCTTGGAGTCGAGTTCTTCATGCCTATGAAAAAGAGCAATGCTCCCAACAGCGCCAATTCCTGCATCGAGGAATAAAAATTTCATAGATCATTCTTAATCTCGATTCTTGACCAAAACCTCCCAAACCAGATACTATTATCAGAAGATTAGAAGAAAAAGGTGTTGAATATGGAAGAAAGTGAACACTAACAGCTCCCATGGCAGCATAAATGCTAATTGCTAACCTGAGTGAACTTGGTAAAAAGTTGATGAAATTCTTTGTTGTCAGCATCATAGTTGTAGAAATCATACAAAATGGGAGTCAGGACTGCCTGATGCAGAAGCTGCACAAGAAGATGGCAACACTTTTATTACGTTGATTTTGTCGATCAATTTAGCTCAAAACAAGATATAGAAAGGAATACATACCAAAAGACAACCTCCAAGAGAGCTGCCAAATATGAAGAGGAGGCCTCCTATGCTCTTCAATGCGATAGCAGTAGCAGCTATAACCTTCATCTGTAAAACTCATAAGCGGACAATAAATTTGAATATGATATGGCAATGTACTTAACAAAGATTCATCCCAATTGTCAAGTTCAAAGAAATGTGAGTCACATATGTACTCACTTCAATTTGCGGTAATTCCATCCCAGTATGAGATCTCACATGATTCGAGAAAACATTGAATTTGGGTCTTAATGCCTTTGCTGCTGGCCCACCATCAATACCAAATTCATTAAATCTATAGATAAGAACAACCAATCAGCGCTCAAGATCTCAATAATACAGTAGAGTAGTTGCACTATTGAAGGACTACAATTGCAAGGATGAATGATTCACAAAATAGGAAACTAATGTCGATACATATAAAGAACTCAACACACTGAGTATAAGTCTATAAATTATGTGAGCATAAGTGATTGACATACAGATCTCAAACCACACTTTCTTTCCAAAATGACCAAAGCCCCAACCAACATGCCACCATCCGTCGAAACCACCAATTTAGTTGTAAGGAACTAGGGAGTATGAACAGTTATTTAATGAAAGTTGTGCAACAGCGAAGCATACTAGCTACACTCAAGTTCAATAGCCAAAAAAAACTCTGGCAAAGAGGATTTGATGATATATCTCTCTTGTTGTCCATTTGTAtagagaaaacaagaaagataACTAGATAATGCACATTAAAAGACAACTGGTAACATTCTCATGGTAGTGAAATCATAAAATCGAATCGGAATCGAATAAGGGTGTAAAATCGGAATCGtcaaatcgtaagattttacatacTATATAAAAACAAGCATAATTTTCAATATCAAGACATGTCATAATAATAACATAATGCAATAACAATTAGATAATGTCATACATGTTCAAAgttctaacgaaacattttttATCTCTTCTTTCCTCGTGTGGCCACACATCCAACGAaacattcacatttttgttaCATGCATTTTCTGGATCTACTTAATTTAAATCCTTTAATCTCTAAAGCTTATATCCACATCTCAAGCTTTGAGTTCACTCCcaatattgtctcatccacTAGAATGATATCATTTACAAATAATATGGACCAAGAcataagaaaatgaaacaatCTATAAAAAAGAACATCACTGTAaaactaaaaaagagaaaatagcAAATGAATATAAGCGTAAATATTAAGGCATAAGAATAAAtcgaaagaaaaaaaggtttccCATCAACAAGTAAGGTTtcgcttataaaaaaaaattgttagatTCCAAAGGCAGCTAAATAAAAACAGCTAACGAGCAAGAGTCAATAAACTCATTAGATCTGAAGCTGCGGTTATAAAGCCTTGAGTGAGAGCCAGCTCTCGGAGAGAAAAATAATCAACCCTGCGATCAATTCGGTCGCTGGAAAACCAGAGAAACAAACAACTAAAGTAATTTTGGATGATTTCGACAATAAGCAAACACCAAAGATTCAAAAAGCATCACCGTTTTTCCTTAACTTTTCTAGGCATACAAACACACAACCTCACTTAAACTGGACACGAAAATAACAACGATAACAGGCattttataaaagaaaagggaaggcGCGGATCTAGGGGACTTACTCTTGCCAAGCAGAGAGAATGAAGACCGAAGCGAAAAGAAGTCTCCCAGCAAACGACAGAAAAGCCATAGATGTTCCACCGAGAATCTCTGAATCTGCCGAAGCGAGTGTAGAAATCGAGACAATCAGAGAAATAGATGCAGCAAATCAAGCGGACGGCGCTTCCAGAGGGAAAATTTTGGGCCGGTGCCGCTCCATGCTCAAGGCAGTCGCATTAAGTTTCACACGTCGGTCAGCCAATCAGATTGGTTCTTTTAGAACAAAAGTGATGACCTGGTTAATGAAGCATAAAAACTGATGACGTGGCATAAGAAATTAGCCAGTCGTTAGCAGATGCCTAGTTGATGGGCCGGGTCATTATCCACTGAAATTGAAGGCCTGGGCTTCAGAGAGAATTGATATCGTGATGTCCACTTTgggtattaattaattattaaccCATAAATTAATCCACGAAACTTTCCATTAAAATCCGCTTGCCAGCGATGTCCAGCTGTCAAGCCATGATTAGCTCCgatttttttaccctacttttcGCGGGAAAAACTCAAAATTGAGTATAGGGAAAAGATAAGCCGCCAAGTCTTACTACAGTAAATTTGCTCTCGCGCCAAAATTGCTCCCTAATAAAAGCCATTGCCCACACGAAAACCTCCATTTTCTTCCATCATCTGCTCTCAATACTCTTCTTCCCGGCCGTGTATTGAGATCTCCTCTAACATGGAGGTCATggttaaagaagaagaaaccatCCAACTGATCACGGCTGTACTCGGATCTGTTCCCGAATCAGGTGTTTGCGGTGACATTCTTCAATCTAGCAACAACTCGGAGGCAAAACACGTCATCGACGATCGTGGCATTCCGAGCATCACGAAAACGGTCACCGGTACCGGGGTTCGGATATCAGCCTTCGTCAACAATGAAATCGAAGAACCGGAGTCGCTCCATGGGCTCAAGCTGGAGATCGCAGTAAAGGAAGAGCCGGATTTGGGGTTCGAGAGTATTGTCTCAGTGAAGGAACATGTAGGTTTGCAGTCGGCGGAACAGTTAGTGCCCGATACAGAGGACTCAATGGCTGTAGATGAGGTTCCCCCTTTATCGATTGTAACGGTGAAGGAAGAACCCGGTTTGGATTCTGAAAGTAAGGTGTTCGAGACGAGAGAAGTTGTTATGGAGCCTGAACAATTGGTGACCAAAACGGAGGAATCTTATGGGCCCGTGGAGGTTCTTTCAATATCGATTGTGACGGTAAAGGAAGAACCCGGTTTGGGTTCTGAAAGTAAGGTATCCGAGACGACAGAAGTTGTTATGGAGACTGAGAAACAATTGGCGACCAAAACGGAGGAATCTTCTAGGCCGGAAGAGGTTCTTCCATTATCGATTGTGACAGTAAAGGAAGAACATTATTTGGGGTCCGAGATGGTCTCTGTTAAGGAAGAAATAGATATTGAGTCTCTGAAACAAATATTACCATTATCGGTTGTTGAAGCTATGCCGGAGGAGGAATGTCTCAAAACGGAAAACAAGCAACATGAGAAGCCAAAAGAAACAGAGCCTGAAATGACGAAGAAGCAGCCTGATGGTAGCAATAAGCCACTGTTACCTCAAAAGAGTATCAAGGATATGACATTTGAAGAGTATTGTATGTTCATAGAAAACAGAGATAAGGGGCAAAAGGTGAATGCCAAAGGGAAAGGAGTACCTCAGTTGGGGCTTCAGAGGAAGTCAAGCACATGGAACATACGTGATTGCTGGTTGAGGGATCAATCCCTGGAGGATGGGGATTTCCAACTGGAGGATGACTGGCATCTTGTGGGGCGTACTATAGTTACCGGCATCTGCACCACAAAGGGCTGGAAACTGGTAGACAATGAGATTGTACACTTTGCTTTCCCTTCTGCTCATTCGCATTATAATGCGCAGTGGATTGTTCGTTTCTCTACCAAAAGATTCGGAGAGGTTATATTCATCTTTAATCTCTTTAGATAAATTTATGTCTTTTCACTAATTCTTTTGTAGTacttatgcttttattttaaaGAGCAAAGAGTAGTATGGTTATCCTATGTTTTCTTTTTAGATTGGGAGACTGCCAATGGAATGGGGTAAATGTCTTGTTCCGcttgtttcttcttcaaagGTGAAGGTTCTTGGTAGATGTATATTTGCTCCTTCAACCCTTCATATGATGCAGGAAATCATGCTATATGTAAGGTAGGAGTAGTCATTAGCTGGTTGGTTCCGTACTTGccttttgtttgtttctatACATGGTTTTAGGCAAGCTGAAGTCAGATTTGTGTGCGTTCAATTGGGTTTATTGGGCTTTTATTGTGGCAGCTTCTTTATACACCAGTCAATATTCACTGAAGGTGATACGTCTACATGGAGATTGGATTCCCCCTCAAAAATTGACTCCACGATCCATCCTCTCCTCACCCtattcaaatttttaaaattaaaaccatGTCAGAAGGTGTTTGTATCTCCCCTGTGGTCATTTTGTGGTTCAGCTTTCTATCAGACGTGATATTAATGTTGTTCTTGTGTTTCGCTTTAAACAGGCTGAATTCACTCCAGAAGAGCTTGATTCTCGGAAACGCTCACTGAATCTTGAGGTATGTTAGTCTTTCAAACCTagccttttgtttctttctcttcaATTTTCATAATCTCAGTCGCTTGAATAATTGGAGCTGCTGGATATAATCCTTGAGTGCCACTAAAAATGCTTTACTTACTCATGACAGGTTTATATTTCACTTTTAGTGTTGATTTATTATGCATTGACCAATGGATGTTTTAcccatcaaaaaaatttcaagaaagCCTTTCCTTGCATTAGTAAATGACATTAAAATCACAAACCTACTGCTTTTTCCTTAAAGAATTATTCTTGTACACGTGGGAAATTTCAAGCATATGGTTGAGCTCCACAACATGCTCTGTTGAGTACTTGAGTTCTAGGAGTAAAGACAAGTGCATTACAAAAGCAAATATCTATGGTTTTTGAAGCAGGATGATACAGATGCTGCAGCAATGTTGCCTATAGTTAAACGAAGGATGGGTTGCCAGCAGTATCCAGAACAATCCAAAGACGAACAAGCTATTTCAGAATCATCTCTGAATAAGATTGTTGGCACTGCAGAAGTGTACAACTTGGAGGTATCCAACTCTATAGTGTtggttcttttatttatttgttcagaATTTTTTGGAAATGAAGGTTAAGAAAtcgtgttttttttcctttttaatcattttgtaTCTCCTTTTTGAAACTATGTAGGAGATGGAACCCCCAAGTACACTCATGTGTGAACTAAGGCCCTACCAGAAACAAGCCCTCTATTGGATGTCGGAATCAGAGCAGGGGATTGATGTTGAAAGAGCAGCAAAAACTCTTCATCCATGCTGGGCAGCATATCGTATATGTGACGAGTATGTGGTTTTTCCGGTAGCTAAACAACTCTGGTATTAAAATAAAAGTGGAGAGACAATTTTCAGAAATTGAACCATGACCTTTAGGTTGTATCCCGGAAAAATTACCACTTTGCCACATTAACCTGTAAAAAAAAGTGAAggctaattttgtttttttatgagaaaacaaaaaaaaacaattgaataGGAAGTAGGTTTAAACTTGGTGGTCTTACTAGTTAGATTTGTTGTATAGTTAATGTCTTCACAAGTTTGCACTTTGACAAAAATTGTTCTTTAGCAGGAGGGCTTCTTCAATATATGTGAATATATTTTCAGGGGAAGCAACTACTCAATTTCCCACTGCCACACAAATGGCAAGAGGAGGGGTAATTTCCTGAGAATAATCTGTGTTTCAAGTTGTTGTCTATGTTACTGTAAATTATTCTATTGAATTTTTGTCTATTAACTAATGCATCATTTGTTTTGGGTAACAACGTATAAAATTAATATCATGTTACTGACATGGTAATTGCGTATGTAGATTTTAGCGGATGCTATGGGTCTTGGGAAGACTGTTATGACAATAGCTCTAATACTTGCAAGGCCAGGCAGAGGAAGCTCTCATAACCAAGAACTCGTCTTGAGAGCAGCAGATGATGCAGGAAACTCGAAAGGAAAAAATGGTGCTCGTGTGAACACTCCATCTAAAGCAAATGGTGGTACTCTTATTGTTTGTCCCATGGCTTTGTTAGGCCAATGGAAGGTGACTTTTCTGAtatatttttatgcattttgattCTCTAGTCCGCTTCTTTTCATGATGTTCTTGCATTAGAAAGAATCTTTGGCAAAAGCCTAATTTACTTACTGATTTTAAATTTGAAAGGAACAAGTGATTATtaattttccttcaacattGTTCATTTGATAATTTCAGGATGAGCTTGAAACCCATTCAGAGAGGGAAACTCTTTCCGTTTTTGTTCATTATGGTGGAGATAGAACCAATAACCCCATGGTGATATCAGGATATGATGTGGTTTTGACAACATATGGTGTCTTAACCGCCTCTTACAAAAATGTAAGGAAATTCttgctttctttcctttttcctgTTTTTAGTTTCCTCTTATCTTCACTtacaaaatttaatattaaagtGGAATTCTTGAAATGTAATGTAGGATGGAGAGTGCAGCATTTATCATATGGTTGATTGGTATAGGGTGGTGTTAGATGAAGCTCATACCATTAAATCCTGGAAGACTCAGGGTGCCCAGGCTGCCTTTACCTTGTCCTCTCACTGCCGGTGGTGTCTGACAGGAACCCCGCTTCAGGTTCAGATTGGTTCTTCTTTAATATGATGAGTTTGCAATAGCAGCATAATCGCTTTTACACATGGgaatttgaaatgaaatgaagTTCTTAACTTTAAAagcattttttttgttataattcATCAAGTTTAAGCCCTCAAATTGATTTGTACTCGTTACAGttttttgaaaatgaatatttttgcattctatttaatatttaacgATCATATTGgtcatccatttttttttctcttttgagctTATTTGTCGTCTGTTGCAACAGAATAATTTGGAAGACCTCTACAGCCTTCTATGCTTCTTGCATGTGGAACCTTGGTGCAACTGGGCATGGTATGATAAATcaatttgaatttcaattatttGAAATATCTTATCTTTTTTCTGTTTACTGAACAACGAAAAGATAAGGGTGACGATTTATACTTTAGCTTAGATAGtactttttaatttatttctgtAGCTCTTAGGTTGTTCATCACCACcactttgttgatataactTTGCTCTTGATAGGTGGAATAAATTGATTCAAAGGCCTTACGAAAATAATGATCCAAGAGGACTGAGGTTGGTTAAGGCTATTTTAAGGCCACTGATGTTAAGAAGAACTAAGGATACAGTGGATAAAGAAGGAAGGTGACTATAGGCTTCCTCCCTCTTTTATTTCATTCTGCTGCGAGCAtcgccttttctttttctgatggTGGTGTGTTTGGTTATAGGCCCATACTTGTCCTCCCTCCCATCGATATCAAGATCATTGAGTGTGAACAATCCGAAGCTGAACATGACTTTTATGATGCCTTGTTCAGAAGATCCAAAGTAAAGTGTCTTAACTGCTCATTTATCTATGTCTTTCACTCATAACTGAGAATGAACTTATGTAATACAGATAATTTAAAGCTTTTGTAATCTCTTGTGCTATGTGAAACAGGTCCAGTTTGATCAATTTGTTGCACAAGGGAAGGTTCTTCACAACTATGCCAATATCCTTGAGCTACTACTGCGTTTGAGGCAGTGTTGCAACCACCCATTTCTTGTTATGAGGTAGTTGACTGAGGTCCACATATAATGCTTTCCCATGTTAGCTAACCTTTTCCCACAACATTGTctcatttctttatttataatCAATTATGAACTCATGCAGTCGAGCGGATTCACAACAGTATGCAGACTTGAACAAACTCGCAAGAAGGTTTGTGGAAGTGAATTTTGAGTCATCTACTCCAAGGCAGGGAGCCCCAACCCAAGCATACATTGAGGAGGTTGTTGAGGATATCCGTAGGGGTGAAAACAAGGAGTGCCCAATATGCCTAGAGTATGCAGATGATCCTGTACTCACACCATGTGCTCATAGAATGTGCAGAGAATGTCTTCTCACCAGTTGGAGGACCCCAATAACCGGGCTATGCCCTATTTGCCGTACATTGTTAAAGAAAACCGAACTCATTACATGCCCAACAGAAAGCAAGTTTCGAGTAGATGTTGAGAGAAACTGGAAGGAGTCTTCAAAGGTTTCAAAGCTCTTGGAATGCTTGGAAAAAATTAAACGGTCAGGTTCTGGTGAAAAGAGTATTATTTTTAGTCAGTGGACATCATTTTTTGATCTCCTGGAAATTCCATTGCAGAGGAGAGGGATCGGATTCTTAAGATTTGATGGGAAACTGGTGCAGAAGCAGAGGGAAAGGGTTTTGAAGGAGTTCAGTGAAACCAATGAAAAAATGGTAAGCAGATAGTTAGTAGTTTATCTTTTATCCTTCTACTTTCTAGGTGCTCCAACATCAAACAATGTTAACCTTTTCAGATATTTTACCCTTCAGGTGTTGTTGATGTCTTTGAGAGCTGGTGGTGTGGGCTTGAACTTAACTGTAGCTTCAAATGTATTTTTGATGGTAAATTTCCACATCACTTAAACAATTTCCTTTTCTAGAACTTCACAAAAAGTTCTTCTATTGATGTTAAATCTCCTCCTACTATTCGAAACGTTAGGATCCCTGGTGGAATCCTGCTGTAGAGGAGCAAGCAATCATGCGAATCCATCGCATTGGACAAAAGCGAAGAGTACATGTTAGAAGATTCATTGTCAAGGTAAGGTTCATGGGATTGAATACATTATTTACGTTAAAATTGACAAGATAAATTACTGGTTAATATCTTGAGCAAGTAATAAAATGGAGCAAATATGCAGGACACAGTGGAGGAGAGAATGCAGCAGGTCCAGGCAAGGAAGCAACGCATGATTGCGGGCGCCTTGACTGATGAGGAGGTTCGATCAGCCAGGATTGAAGAGCTCAAAATGTTATTTAGATAAGTTGTCTTATTTCAACTTTCTGGTTTAGAAATTGGATGTATAGCCTTTATCATaatggtttgaactttgaaggaaT of Tripterygium wilfordii isolate XIE 37 chromosome 13, ASM1340144v1, whole genome shotgun sequence contains these proteins:
- the LOC120012075 gene encoding DNA repair protein RAD5B-like isoform X1; amino-acid sequence: MEVMVKEEETIQLITAVLGSVPESGVCGDILQSSNNSEAKHVIDDRGIPSITKTVTGTGVRISAFVNNEIEEPESLHGLKLEIAVKEEPDLGFESIVSVKEHVGLQSAEQLVPDTEDSMAVDEVPPLSIVTVKEEPGLDSESKVFETREVVMEPEQLVTKTEESYGPVEVLSISIVTVKEEPGLGSESKVSETTEVVMETEKQLATKTEESSRPEEVLPLSIVTVKEEHYLGSEMVSVKEEIDIESLKQILPLSVVEAMPEEECLKTENKQHEKPKETEPEMTKKQPDGSNKPLLPQKSIKDMTFEEYCMFIENRDKGQKVNAKGKGVPQLGLQRKSSTWNIRDCWLRDQSLEDGDFQLEDDWHLVGRTIVTGICTTKGWKLVDNEIVHFAFPSAHSHYNAQWIVRFSTKRFGEIGRLPMEWGKCLVPLVSSSKVKVLGRCIFAPSTLHMMQEIMLYVSFFIHQSIFTEGDTSTWRLDSPSKIDSTIHPLLTLFKFLKLKPCQKAEFTPEELDSRKRSLNLEQDDTDAAAMLPIVKRRMGCQQYPEQSKDEQAISESSLNKIVGTAEVYNLEEMEPPSTLMCELRPYQKQALYWMSESEQGIDVERAAKTLHPCWAAYRICDDRRASSIYVNIFSGEATTQFPTATQMARGGILADAMGLGKTVMTIALILARPGRGSSHNQELVLRAADDAGNSKGKNGARVNTPSKANGGTLIVCPMALLGQWKDELETHSERETLSVFVHYGGDRTNNPMVISGYDVVLTTYGVLTASYKNDGECSIYHMVDWYRVVLDEAHTIKSWKTQGAQAAFTLSSHCRWCLTGTPLQNNLEDLYSLLCFLHVEPWCNWAWWNKLIQRPYENNDPRGLRLVKAILRPLMLRRTKDTVDKEGRPILVLPPIDIKIIECEQSEAEHDFYDALFRRSKVQFDQFVAQGKVLHNYANILELLLRLRQCCNHPFLVMSRADSQQYADLNKLARRFVEVNFESSTPRQGAPTQAYIEEVVEDIRRGENKECPICLEYADDPVLTPCAHRMCRECLLTSWRTPITGLCPICRTLLKKTELITCPTESKFRVDVERNWKESSKVSKLLECLEKIKRSGSGEKSIIFSQWTSFFDLLEIPLQRRGIGFLRFDGKLVQKQRERVLKEFSETNEKMVLLMSLRAGGVGLNLTVASNVFLMDPWWNPAVEEQAIMRIHRIGQKRRVHVRRFIVKDTVEERMQQVQARKQRMIAGALTDEEVRSARIEELKMLFR